The following proteins are co-located in the Escherichia fergusonii ATCC 35469 genome:
- the mtlD gene encoding mannitol-1-phosphate 5-dehydrogenase — protein MKALHFGAGNIGRGFIGKLLADAGIQLTFADVNQVVLDALNARHSYQVHVVGETEQVDTVSGVNAVSSIGNDVVDLIAQVDLVTTAVGPVVLERIAPAIAKGLVKRKEQGNESPLNIIACENMVRGTTQLKGHVMNALPEDAKAWVEEHVGFVDSAVDRIVPPSASATNDPLEVTVETFSEWIVDKTQFKGALPNIPGMELTDNLMAFVERKLFTLNTGHAITAYLGKLAGHQTIRDAILDAKIRAVVKGAMEESGAVLIKRYGFDADKHAAYIQKILGRFENPYLKDDVERVGRQPLRKLSAGDRLIKPLLGTLEYGLPHKNLIEGIAAAMHFRSEDDPQAQELAALIADKGPQAALAEISGLDANSDVVIEAVRVYNEKQ, from the coding sequence ATGAAAGCATTACATTTTGGCGCAGGTAATATCGGTCGTGGTTTTATCGGTAAACTGCTGGCAGACGCGGGTATCCAACTGACGTTTGCCGATGTCAATCAGGTGGTACTTGATGCCCTGAATGCCCGTCATAGCTATCAGGTTCATGTGGTCGGTGAAACCGAGCAGGTAGATACCGTTTCCGGTGTTAATGCCGTCAGCAGCATTGGTAATGATGTCGTTGATCTGATTGCTCAGGTCGATTTAGTCACTACCGCTGTTGGCCCGGTTGTGCTGGAACGTATTGCCCCGGCAATCGCCAAAGGGCTGGTGAAACGTAAAGAACAAGGTAATGAATCCCCACTGAACATTATCGCCTGTGAAAACATGGTACGCGGCACCACGCAGCTGAAAGGCCATGTGATGAACGCCCTGCCGGAAGACGCCAAAGCGTGGGTAGAAGAACACGTTGGCTTTGTCGATTCCGCGGTTGACCGCATCGTACCGCCTTCGGCTTCGGCAACCAACGATCCGCTGGAAGTGACGGTAGAAACCTTCAGCGAATGGATTGTTGATAAAACCCAGTTCAAAGGCGCGCTGCCGAACATTCCAGGCATGGAGTTAACCGACAACCTGATGGCATTTGTCGAACGTAAACTCTTCACCCTGAACACGGGTCATGCTATAACCGCGTACCTCGGAAAACTGGCGGGTCATCAGACCATTCGTGATGCGATTCTCGACGCGAAAATCCGCGCGGTGGTAAAAGGGGCGATGGAAGAAAGCGGCGCGGTACTGATTAAACGTTACGGTTTTGACGCGGACAAACATGCGGCGTACATCCAGAAAATCCTTGGTCGTTTTGAGAACCCGTATCTGAAAGATGATGTAGAGCGCGTAGGCCGTCAGCCGCTGCGTAAACTGAGCGCAGGCGACCGTCTGATCAAGCCACTGCTGGGTACGCTGGAATATGGTCTGCCACATAAAAACCTGATTGAAGGTATTGCCGCTGCAATGCACTTCCGCAGTGAAGATGATCCGCAGGCTCAGGAACTGGCAGCACTGATCGCTGACAAAGGCCCGCAAGCCGCACTGGCAGAGATTTCCGGGCTTGATGCTAACAGCGATGTCGTCATTGAGGCGGTACGCGTTTATAACGAAAAGCAATGA
- the mtlR gene encoding mannitol operon repressor MtlR has protein sequence MQATMEQTQAFENRVLERLNAGKTVRSFLITAVDLLTDAVNILVLQVFRKDDYAVKYAVEPLLDGDGPLGDLSVRLKLIYGLGVISRHEYEDAELLMALREELNHDGNEYAFTDDEILGPFGELHCVAALPPPPQFELSDPSLYAMQIQRYQQAVRSTMVLSLTELISTISLKKAFQK, from the coding sequence ATGCAGGCAACAATGGAACAAACCCAGGCCTTTGAAAACCGTGTGCTGGAGCGTCTGAATGCTGGCAAAACCGTACGGAGCTTTTTGATCACCGCTGTCGATCTCCTGACCGACGCGGTGAATATTCTGGTGCTCCAGGTCTTCCGTAAAGACGACTACGCGGTGAAATACGCAGTTGAACCGTTGCTTGACGGCGACGGTCCGCTGGGCGATCTCTCCGTCCGCCTGAAACTTATCTATGGGCTTGGCGTAATTAGCCGCCATGAATATGAAGATGCAGAGTTGCTGATGGCGTTACGTGAAGAGTTAAATCATGACGGCAACGAATACGCGTTTACCGATGACGAGATTCTGGGGCCATTTGGCGAGCTACACTGTGTGGCGGCACTGCCGCCGCCACCGCAGTTTGAGCTTTCTGATCCCAGCCTGTACGCAATGCAGATTCAGCGCTATCAACAGGCGGTACGTTCAACGATGGTGCTTTCCCTGACCGAGCTGATTTCAACAATCAGCTTGAAAAAAGCCTTTCAGAAGTAA
- a CDS encoding YibL family ribosome-associated protein translates to MKEVEKNEIKRLSDRLDAIRHQQAELSLVEAADKYAELEKEKATLEAEIARLREVHSQKLSKEAQKLMKMPFRRAITRKEQADMGKLKKSVRGLVVVHPMTALGREMGLEEMTGFSKTEF, encoded by the coding sequence ATGAAAGAAGTCGAAAAAAACGAAATTAAGCGCCTGAGCGATCGTCTTGATGCGATCCGTCACCAGCAGGCAGAGCTGTCGCTGGTTGAAGCCGCCGATAAATACGCTGAGCTGGAAAAAGAGAAAGCGACGCTGGAAGCGGAAATTGCTCGTCTGCGTGAAGTACATAGCCAGAAACTCAGTAAAGAAGCACAAAAGCTGATGAAAATGCCGTTTCGCCGGGCCATCACACGTAAAGAGCAAGCCGATATGGGCAAACTTAAGAAAAGCGTTCGTGGGTTGGTTGTCGTCCACCCAATGACTGCGTTAGGCCGTGAAATGGGCCTTGAAGAGATGACCGGTTTTTCGAAAACGGAATTCTGA
- a CDS encoding DUF3251 domain-containing protein translates to MSVNKILTCLLTVSLMGTLTGCDYVDKIKRIDELQLQQEKLSARLDIIEKQQTTSFSTVDKQQTLLINSTKALTQIVKDIKSQQDTFVFTEFNPTQTKYFILNNGSVGLAGRVLAIDAVENGSVIRISLVNLLSVPVSNIGFHATWGNERPTDTKALAKWQQLLFNTTMNSTLQLTPGQWQDINLTLKGVSPNNLKYLKLSINMANIQFDTVQPAETQQRKNKK, encoded by the coding sequence ATGTCTGTTAATAAAATACTGACTTGTTTGTTAACTGTATCGTTGATGGGTACGTTAACAGGCTGTGATTATGTCGATAAAATCAAACGAATAGATGAATTACAACTACAGCAAGAAAAGCTAAGCGCAAGATTAGATATCATTGAAAAACAACAAACTACTAGCTTTTCAACAGTTGATAAACAGCAAACATTACTCATTAATAGCACCAAAGCACTAACTCAAATCGTTAAAGACATTAAAAGTCAGCAAGATACCTTTGTCTTCACAGAATTTAACCCAACACAAACAAAATACTTCATTTTAAATAACGGTTCTGTCGGTTTAGCAGGCCGAGTGCTGGCTATTGATGCGGTTGAAAATGGCAGTGTTATTCGTATTTCACTGGTCAACCTTTTAAGTGTTCCCGTATCAAATATTGGCTTTCATGCTACATGGGGCAATGAAAGACCCACCGATACCAAAGCGCTGGCAAAGTGGCAGCAATTACTTTTCAACACCACCATGAATTCCACCCTGCAATTAACACCAGGTCAATGGCAAGACATTAATCTGACATTAAAAGGAGTTTCGCCTAATAACCTGAAGTATCTGAAGTTGTCCATCAATATGGCCAATATCCAGTTCGACACTGTTCAACCTGCTGAAACTCAGCAGCGAAAAAACAAAAAATAA